Proteins encoded in a region of the Amia ocellicauda isolate fAmiCal2 chromosome 19, fAmiCal2.hap1, whole genome shotgun sequence genome:
- the tie1 gene encoding tyrosine-protein kinase receptor Tie-1 isoform X2, with amino-acid sequence MIFCLLLLCLFSLSGAVPDIILTSNSEAMLASDFFLSCVSREREADRLELHMRKDNDIIKMASPLHLHVVRPKEQEVEARRFSNLDHLGIFYCTGTRHSEKTNVTLINNNQKGHFIPKLLSVTANKGETVQLAVEIREQKNTDIMWKFNGNYNHLTPTGEITNGTAILKLENVGETNTGVYSACYLGQSPIFSVLFRLIVRACADNKWGPECEKDCRECLNGGVCHDKEGDCICPPGFMGTRCETACREGMYGRNCQESCRSRMNCKGLTFCQPDPYGCSCASGWHGPQCNKACGKDFYGASCQLSCKCKRGTCNRFSGCQCPTGWRGENCDKSDRVPEILDDLRDLEYNLNSSPTITCSATGNPLPSHDSIELRKPDSTILKATRTTMDSNRSTALFEIERLTKEHGGLWECRVSTNGGQDHRKFNLTVKEPPWPKTPPTLQQKMSKQLVVKPVDIYGGDGPIISTKLIYKPKETVAPWSSIIVDNSDAIMLMNLKPSTMYLVRVQLTRPGEKGEGPLGPEAIMETDCPGPSPPRNLEADLVSINTVRLKWQPPLDPNGGIVKYVIEYHPVGESGLHQWVDTDDGNKTTKDITALNDSTNYQFRVRAVSKVPGPWSKFVNVWTNWHGPPSFTPTTQEVEGRPGGEGYQLLLAVVSSVSVTCLTILLALLGLFCIRKTLLHRRKTFTYQSGSGEETILQFNSGTLTLTRRPKPQSEPLTYPILEWEDIKFEDVIGEGNFGQVIKAMIKKDGSKMSAAVKMLKEFASENDHRDFAGELEVLCKLGHHPNIINLIGACENRGYLYIATEYAPYGNLLDFLRKSRVLETDPAFAKEHGTASTLTSQQLLQFAVDVATGMHYLSEKQFIHRDLAARNVLVGENLMAKIADFGLSRGEEVYVKKTMGRLPVRWMAIESLNYSVYTTKSDVWSFGVLLWEIVSLGGTPYCGMTCAELYEKLPQGYRMEKPRNCDDEVYELMRQCWRDRPYERPTFAQISVQLNRMQEARKAYVNMALFENFTYAGIDATAEEA; translated from the exons GTGCTGTCCCTGACATCATCCTGACTTCTAACTCAGAAGCCATGCTCGCCAGCGACTTCTTCTTGTCCTGCGTCTCAAGGGAGAGGGAGGCCGACAGACTGGAACTCCACATGAGGAAGGACAATGACATCATCAAGATGGCCAGCCCACTCCATTTACATGTGGTCCGGCCCAAAGAGCAGGAGGTCGAAGCCAGGAGGTTTTCCAACCTGGACCACCTGGGCATCTTCTACTGCACCGGCACCAGGCACTCAGAGAAGACCAACGTGACGCTCATCAATAACAATCAGAAAG GACATTTCATCCCAAAATTACTCTCTGTGACGGCGAACAAAGGCGAGACTGTGCAGCTGGCTGTGGAGATTCGTGAACAGAAGAACACAGACATCATGTGGAAGTTCAATG GTAACTACAACCATCTGACACCCACGGGAGAAATCACAAATGGGACAGCAATCCTGAAACTGGAGAACGTGGGAGAGACCAACACTGGTGTCTACAGTGCCTGCTATCTAGGCCAGAGTCCAATATTCAGTGTCCTTTTTAGACTCATTGTTAGAG CCTGTGCAGATAACAAGTGGGGCCCCGAATGTGAGAAGGACTGTCGAGAGTGTCTGAATGGGGGGGTCTGTCACGACAAGGAGGGGGACTGCATCTGTCCGCCAGGCTTCATGGGCACACGCTGCGAGACAG CCTGCCGCGAGGGAATGTACGGCCGAAACTGCCAGGAGTCGTGCCGATCCAGGATGAACTGCAAAGGCCTGACCTTCTGCCAGCCAGACCCCTATGGCTGCTCCTGTGCCAGTGGGTGGCATGGACCCCAGTGCAATAAGG CCTGTGGGAAGGACTTCTACGGGGCCAGCTGTCAACTGAGCTGCAAGTGCAAGAGGGGCACCTGTAACCGTTTCAGTGGGTGCCAATGCCCAACGGGATGGCGGGGGGAGAACTGTGACAAATCAG ACCGAGTCCCTGAGATTCTGGACGACTTGAGAGACTTGGAGTACAACCTGAACTCCAGCCCGACGATCACCTGCTCGGCTACAGGGAACCCCTTGCCAAGCCACGACAGTATTGAGCTACGCAAGCCTGACAGCACCATCTTGAAG GCCACCCGCACCACCATGGATTCCAACAGGAGCACGGCACTGTTTGAGATTGAGCGCCTCACCAAGGAGCACGGAGGGCTGTGGGAGTGTCGGGTCTCTACCAATGGGGGGCAGGACCATCGGAAGTTCAACCTGACGGTCAAAG AGCCTCCCTGGCCGAAGACTCCTCCAACTTTGCAGCAGAAGATGAGTAAACAGTTGGTTGTCAAGCCTGTGGATATTTATGGGGGGGATGGTCCCATCATCTCCACCAAACTAATTTACAAGCCAAAGGAAACTGTGGCCCCCTGGTCATCCATCATAG TTGACAACAGTGATGCCATCATGCTGATGAACCTGAAGCCCTCCACCATGTATCTGGTCCGAGTCCAACTCACTCGACCTGGAGAAAAAGGGGAGGGCCCTTTAGGACCTGAAGCCATCATGGAAACGGACTGTCCAG GACCGTCCCCTCCACGGAACCTCGAGGCCGATCTTGTCTCCATCAACACGGTCCGTCTGAAGTGGCAGCCCCCCCTGGACCCCAACGGTGGCATCGTCAAGTACGTCATTGAGTACCATCCGGTGGGCGAGAGCGGCCTGCACCAGTGGGTGGACACGGACGATGGTAACAAGACCACCAAGGACATCACGGCGCTGAACGACAGCACGAACTACCAATTCCGGGTCCGCGCCGTCTCCAAAGTGCCGGGGCCGTGGAGCAAATTCGTCAACGTCTGGACGAATTGGCACG GTCCTCCCAGCTTCACTCCAACCACgcaggaggtggaggggagACCAGGAGGTGAAGGCTACCAGCTGCTCCTGGCCGTGGTCAGCTCAGTGTCGGTAACTTGCTTGACCATCCTCCTGGCCCTGTTAGGCCTCTTCTGTATCCGCAAGACCCTCCTGCACCGACGCAAGACTTTCACCTATCAGTCTGGGTCG GGAGAGGAGACCATCCTGCAGTTCAATTCGGGGACCCTGACGCTGACCCGCCGCCCCAAACCACAGTCCGAGCCCCTGACCTACCCCATCCTGGAGTGGGAGGATATCAAATTCGAGGACGTCATCGGGGAGGGCAACTTTGGACAGGTCATCAAGGCCATGATCAAGAAGGACGGGAGTAAAATGAGCGCGGCGGTCAAGATGCTGAAAG AGTTTGCCTCTGAGAACGACCACAGGGACTTCGCTGGGGAGCTGGAGGTGCTGTGCAAACTGGGTCACCACCCCAACATCATCAACCTGATCGGGGCCTGTGAGAACCGAG GGTACCTGTACATTGCCACTGAGTACGCCCCCTACGGCAACCTGCTGGACTTCCTGAGGAAGAGCCGAGTGCTGGAGACGGACCCTGCCTTCGCCAAGGAGCACGGCACGGCATCCACACTCACCtcccagcagctgctgcagttcGCCGTCGACGTGGCCACGGGCATGCACTACCTCAGTGAGAAGCAG TTCATTCACAGGGACCTGGCGGCGAGAAATGTGCTGGTGGGAGAAAATCTCATGGCGAAAATAGCCGACTTCGGCCTGTCCCGAGGAGAGGAGGTGTATGTGAAGAAGACCATG GGAAGGTTACCAGTCCGATGGATGGCGATTGAATCATTAAACTACAGCGTTTATACCACGAAGAGCGATGT ATGGTCTTTTGGAGTTCTTCTGTGGGAGATTGTAAGCTTAG GTGGGACTCCCTACTGTGGGATGACCTGTGCGGAGCTCTATGAGAAACTTCCCCAGGGATACAGGATGGAGAAACCCAGGAACTGTGACGACGAGGT GTATGAGCTGATGAGACAGTGCTGGAGGGATCGACCCTACGAAAGGCCCACCTTTGCGCAGATTTCCGTGCAGCTCAACAGAATGCAAGAAGCCAGAAAG GCCTACGTGAACATGGCTCTGTTTGAGAACTTCACCTACGCTGGAATCGATGCCACTGCGGAGGAGGCCTGA
- the mpl gene encoding thrombopoietin receptor isoform X1, producing MSIWVPAWVCWEILLASALEPISPLLKEAIALVADDENPKCFTQTEEDFTCFWEDNSNSSYKFYYKIDELETEKECVVSQRRTDRGSTLHLCSFPEQHVFLYVQTYIRVVDSSTNATAYSREVNVENQILLDQLKTISLVLNGKPRQLRVFWTRPAEWSRQWTPQYQIRHSPASSGLETGQVNESKSTVYDLVGLSPGQEYRVQVRARLSDNKFWSTWSPPVSTAAPSPAEDIDLRCYTADLLNIMCQWSDAKGQGDTRYKLFYQHSGSRGLNWEECVQNETDALGSATRCSFPCGGPGDITVSLNASSGQHTHTYYTLPLSRARVVRTEPPASLMGKVIGGRLWLSWEPPLAQLAAHLRYEIRFSAQDNPHWKHFTLELPKNSTVLDVAGGNQYNIQIRAMVDGQTYDGFWSDWSDSITVAMPSPVGFLPILIISLVMLLTTIVLIATFPKCLRKTKLFLWPPVPNLEKVLEGFLTELNKQFLPAQSFNSKICNDDDFPPSRVEIVSEREAQEGARTPGEQRQSPPGQEPASPPPSDGKPASHFKDNLESSEDYVVLDTQNLSRGFHGNEYVYEEDQQAALAQLLPGGEDGPCQPCLHWPESSLPNPPSPTDILNHSYLLLSESLSNMLAELEIWGTATQYTNLDTGAVANTE from the exons atgtccaTTTGGGTTCCAGCCTGGGTCTGCTGGGAGATTCTGCTGGCCTCGGCCCTAGAGCCCATCTCTCCCCTGCTGAAGGAAG cGATTGCACTTGTGGCTGACGACGAAAACCCAAAATGCTTCACTCAGACAGAAGAAGATTTCACTTGCTTTTGGGAAGACAACAGCAACTCCTCCTACAAGTTCTATTACAAGATCGACGAGTTAGAAACCGA AAAGGAATGCGTCGTCTCACAGCGGAGGACGGATCGGGGCAGTACGCTCCACCTGTGCTCCTTCCCTGAGCAGCATGTGTTCCTGTATGTACAAACCTACATCAGAGTGGTGGATTCCAGCACCAACGCCACAGCCTACTCCCGAGAAGTGAACGTGGAAAACCAAA ttCTGTTGGATCAACTCAAGACAATCTCTCTTGTCCTGAACGGAAAGCCGCGTCAGCTAAGGGTATTTTGGACAAGACCTGCAGAATGGAGCAGGCAATGGACCCCGCAGTACCAAATCAGGCACTCCCCTGCCAGCTCGGGGCTAGAGACGGGACAG GTGAATGAGTCCAAGTCAACCGTGTACGATCTGGTGGGCCTGAGTCCTGGGCAGGAGTACAGGGTCCAGGTGCGCGCCAGGTTGTCTGACAATAAGTTCTGGAGCACCTGGTCTCCCCCAGTCAGCACGGCGGCCCCCTCGCCTGCAG AGGACATTGACCTGAGGTGCTACACCGCTGACCTCCTCAACATCATGTGCCAGTGGAGCGACGCAAAGGGACAGGGAGACACCCGCTACAAGTTATTTTACCAGCACAGTGGCAG CAGAGGGCTAAACTGGGAGGAGTGTGTGCAGAACGAGACAGATGCCCTGGGCTCGGCCACCCGATGCAGCTTTCCCTGTGGTGGCCCTGGTGACATCACAGTCTCACTCAACGCCAGCTCAGGCCAGCACACCCACACCTACTACACCCTGCCCTTGAGCCGGGCGCGGGTCG TCCGTACAGAGCCCCCGGCCAGCCTGATGGGGAAGGTGATAGGGGGGCGGCTGTGGCTGTCCTGGGAGCCCCCCCTGGCCCAGCTGGCCGCCCACCTGCGCTACGAGATCCGCTTCTCTGCACAGGACAACCCACACTGGAAG CACTTCACCCTGGAGCTCCCCAAGAACAGCACGGTGCTGGACGTCGCAGGAGGCAATCAGTACAACATCCAGATCAGGGCCATGGTGGACGGCCAGACGTACGACGGCTTCTGGAGTGACTGGTCTGACTCGATCACTGTGGCCATGCCTTCCCCTGTTG GATTTCTGCCCATTCTAATCATCTCTCTGGTGATGCTCTTGACGACAATTGTGCTGATTGCTACCTTCCCAAAATGTCTGAG AAAGACCAAGTTATTTCTGTGGCCACCCGTACCAAACCTAGAGAAAGTGCTGGAGGGTTTCCTGACCGAGCTCAACAAGCAGTTCCTG CCGGCACAGTCCTTCAACAGCAAAATCTGCAACGACGATGACTTCCCTCCCTCGCGGGTGGAGATCGTGTCCGAGAGGGAGGCCCAGGAAGGCGCCAGGACCCCGGGGGAACAGCGCCAGTCGCCACCGGGACAAGAGCCGGCCTCCCCACCTCCGTCCGACGGCAAACCGGCGAGCCACTTCAAGGACAACCTAGAGTCCAGCGAGGATTACGTGGTGCTGGACACGCAGAACCTCTCCCGCGGCTTCCACGGGAACGAGTACGTGTACGAAGAGGACCAGCAGGCGGCCCTGGCCCAGCTGCTGCCCGGCGGCGAAGACGGCCCCTGCCAGCCCTGCCTCCACTGGCCAGAGTCCTCGCTGCCCAACCCGCCTTCTCCCACCGACATCCTCAACCACTCCTACCTGCTGCTGTCCGAGTCCCTGTCCAACATGCTGGCCGAGCTGGAGATCTGGGGGACGGCCACCCAGTACACCAACCTGGACACAGGGGCGGTGGCAAATACCGAATGA
- the tie1 gene encoding tyrosine-protein kinase receptor Tie-1 isoform X1 — translation MIFCLLLLCLFSLSGAVPDIILTSNSEAMLASDFFLSCVSREREADRLELHMRKDNDIIKMASPLHLHVVRPKEQEVEARRFSNLDHLGIFYCTGTRHSEKTNVTLINNNQKGHFIPKLLSVTANKGETVQLAVEIREQKNTDIMWKFNGNYNHLTPTGEITNGTAILKLENVGETNTGVYSACYLGQSPIFSVLFRLIVRACADNKWGPECEKDCRECLNGGVCHDKEGDCICPPGFMGTRCETACREGMYGRNCQESCRSRMNCKGLTFCQPDPYGCSCASGWHGPQCNKACGKDFYGASCQLSCKCKRGTCNRFSGCQCPTGWRGENCDKSDRVPEILDDLRDLEYNLNSSPTITCSATGNPLPSHDSIELRKPDSTILKATRTTMDSNRSTALFEIERLTKEHGGLWECRVSTNGGQDHRKFNLTVKEPPWPKTPPTLQQKMSKQLVVKPVDIYGGDGPIISTKLIYKPKETVAPWSSIIVDNSDAIMLMNLKPSTMYLVRVQLTRPGEKGEGPLGPEAIMETDCPEPTQRPDIDLVSVDGRNVTVRWSLPENPSKASGFLAMLYGPNQKKVWQEATSLNVLSTKFHNLEYYRDYQVVVMLVNCETLGPASNPVPIRIESQGPSPPRNLEADLVSINTVRLKWQPPLDPNGGIVKYVIEYHPVGESGLHQWVDTDDGNKTTKDITALNDSTNYQFRVRAVSKVPGPWSKFVNVWTNWHGPPSFTPTTQEVEGRPGGEGYQLLLAVVSSVSVTCLTILLALLGLFCIRKTLLHRRKTFTYQSGSGEETILQFNSGTLTLTRRPKPQSEPLTYPILEWEDIKFEDVIGEGNFGQVIKAMIKKDGSKMSAAVKMLKEFASENDHRDFAGELEVLCKLGHHPNIINLIGACENRGYLYIATEYAPYGNLLDFLRKSRVLETDPAFAKEHGTASTLTSQQLLQFAVDVATGMHYLSEKQFIHRDLAARNVLVGENLMAKIADFGLSRGEEVYVKKTMGRLPVRWMAIESLNYSVYTTKSDVWSFGVLLWEIVSLGGTPYCGMTCAELYEKLPQGYRMEKPRNCDDEVYELMRQCWRDRPYERPTFAQISVQLNRMQEARKAYVNMALFENFTYAGIDATAEEA, via the exons GTGCTGTCCCTGACATCATCCTGACTTCTAACTCAGAAGCCATGCTCGCCAGCGACTTCTTCTTGTCCTGCGTCTCAAGGGAGAGGGAGGCCGACAGACTGGAACTCCACATGAGGAAGGACAATGACATCATCAAGATGGCCAGCCCACTCCATTTACATGTGGTCCGGCCCAAAGAGCAGGAGGTCGAAGCCAGGAGGTTTTCCAACCTGGACCACCTGGGCATCTTCTACTGCACCGGCACCAGGCACTCAGAGAAGACCAACGTGACGCTCATCAATAACAATCAGAAAG GACATTTCATCCCAAAATTACTCTCTGTGACGGCGAACAAAGGCGAGACTGTGCAGCTGGCTGTGGAGATTCGTGAACAGAAGAACACAGACATCATGTGGAAGTTCAATG GTAACTACAACCATCTGACACCCACGGGAGAAATCACAAATGGGACAGCAATCCTGAAACTGGAGAACGTGGGAGAGACCAACACTGGTGTCTACAGTGCCTGCTATCTAGGCCAGAGTCCAATATTCAGTGTCCTTTTTAGACTCATTGTTAGAG CCTGTGCAGATAACAAGTGGGGCCCCGAATGTGAGAAGGACTGTCGAGAGTGTCTGAATGGGGGGGTCTGTCACGACAAGGAGGGGGACTGCATCTGTCCGCCAGGCTTCATGGGCACACGCTGCGAGACAG CCTGCCGCGAGGGAATGTACGGCCGAAACTGCCAGGAGTCGTGCCGATCCAGGATGAACTGCAAAGGCCTGACCTTCTGCCAGCCAGACCCCTATGGCTGCTCCTGTGCCAGTGGGTGGCATGGACCCCAGTGCAATAAGG CCTGTGGGAAGGACTTCTACGGGGCCAGCTGTCAACTGAGCTGCAAGTGCAAGAGGGGCACCTGTAACCGTTTCAGTGGGTGCCAATGCCCAACGGGATGGCGGGGGGAGAACTGTGACAAATCAG ACCGAGTCCCTGAGATTCTGGACGACTTGAGAGACTTGGAGTACAACCTGAACTCCAGCCCGACGATCACCTGCTCGGCTACAGGGAACCCCTTGCCAAGCCACGACAGTATTGAGCTACGCAAGCCTGACAGCACCATCTTGAAG GCCACCCGCACCACCATGGATTCCAACAGGAGCACGGCACTGTTTGAGATTGAGCGCCTCACCAAGGAGCACGGAGGGCTGTGGGAGTGTCGGGTCTCTACCAATGGGGGGCAGGACCATCGGAAGTTCAACCTGACGGTCAAAG AGCCTCCCTGGCCGAAGACTCCTCCAACTTTGCAGCAGAAGATGAGTAAACAGTTGGTTGTCAAGCCTGTGGATATTTATGGGGGGGATGGTCCCATCATCTCCACCAAACTAATTTACAAGCCAAAGGAAACTGTGGCCCCCTGGTCATCCATCATAG TTGACAACAGTGATGCCATCATGCTGATGAACCTGAAGCCCTCCACCATGTATCTGGTCCGAGTCCAACTCACTCGACCTGGAGAAAAAGGGGAGGGCCCTTTAGGACCTGAAGCCATCATGGAAACGGACTGTCCAG AGCCCACCCAGAGGCCGGATATTGATCTCGTCTCAGTGGATGGCCGTAACGTGACAGTGCGCTGGTCTTTGCCCGAAAACCCCAGCAAGGCCAGCGGCTTTTTAGCGATGCTCTACGGACCCAACCAGAAGAAGGTTTGGCAGGAGGCCACGTCACTCAATGTGCTCTCCACCAAGTTCCATAACCTGGAGTACTACCGCGACTACCAAGTAGTTGTCATGCTGGTCAACTGTGAGACTCTGGGGCCGGCTTCCAATCCAGTCCCCATCCGAATTGAGAGTCAGG GACCGTCCCCTCCACGGAACCTCGAGGCCGATCTTGTCTCCATCAACACGGTCCGTCTGAAGTGGCAGCCCCCCCTGGACCCCAACGGTGGCATCGTCAAGTACGTCATTGAGTACCATCCGGTGGGCGAGAGCGGCCTGCACCAGTGGGTGGACACGGACGATGGTAACAAGACCACCAAGGACATCACGGCGCTGAACGACAGCACGAACTACCAATTCCGGGTCCGCGCCGTCTCCAAAGTGCCGGGGCCGTGGAGCAAATTCGTCAACGTCTGGACGAATTGGCACG GTCCTCCCAGCTTCACTCCAACCACgcaggaggtggaggggagACCAGGAGGTGAAGGCTACCAGCTGCTCCTGGCCGTGGTCAGCTCAGTGTCGGTAACTTGCTTGACCATCCTCCTGGCCCTGTTAGGCCTCTTCTGTATCCGCAAGACCCTCCTGCACCGACGCAAGACTTTCACCTATCAGTCTGGGTCG GGAGAGGAGACCATCCTGCAGTTCAATTCGGGGACCCTGACGCTGACCCGCCGCCCCAAACCACAGTCCGAGCCCCTGACCTACCCCATCCTGGAGTGGGAGGATATCAAATTCGAGGACGTCATCGGGGAGGGCAACTTTGGACAGGTCATCAAGGCCATGATCAAGAAGGACGGGAGTAAAATGAGCGCGGCGGTCAAGATGCTGAAAG AGTTTGCCTCTGAGAACGACCACAGGGACTTCGCTGGGGAGCTGGAGGTGCTGTGCAAACTGGGTCACCACCCCAACATCATCAACCTGATCGGGGCCTGTGAGAACCGAG GGTACCTGTACATTGCCACTGAGTACGCCCCCTACGGCAACCTGCTGGACTTCCTGAGGAAGAGCCGAGTGCTGGAGACGGACCCTGCCTTCGCCAAGGAGCACGGCACGGCATCCACACTCACCtcccagcagctgctgcagttcGCCGTCGACGTGGCCACGGGCATGCACTACCTCAGTGAGAAGCAG TTCATTCACAGGGACCTGGCGGCGAGAAATGTGCTGGTGGGAGAAAATCTCATGGCGAAAATAGCCGACTTCGGCCTGTCCCGAGGAGAGGAGGTGTATGTGAAGAAGACCATG GGAAGGTTACCAGTCCGATGGATGGCGATTGAATCATTAAACTACAGCGTTTATACCACGAAGAGCGATGT ATGGTCTTTTGGAGTTCTTCTGTGGGAGATTGTAAGCTTAG GTGGGACTCCCTACTGTGGGATGACCTGTGCGGAGCTCTATGAGAAACTTCCCCAGGGATACAGGATGGAGAAACCCAGGAACTGTGACGACGAGGT GTATGAGCTGATGAGACAGTGCTGGAGGGATCGACCCTACGAAAGGCCCACCTTTGCGCAGATTTCCGTGCAGCTCAACAGAATGCAAGAAGCCAGAAAG GCCTACGTGAACATGGCTCTGTTTGAGAACTTCACCTACGCTGGAATCGATGCCACTGCGGAGGAGGCCTGA
- the mpl gene encoding thrombopoietin receptor isoform X2 has protein sequence MSIWVPAWVCWEILLASALEPISPLLKEAIALVADDENPKCFTQTEEDFTCFWEDNSNSSYKFYYKIDELETEKECVVSQRRTDRGSTLHLCSFPEQHVFLYVQTYIRVVDSSTNATAYSREVNVENQILLDQLKTISLVLNGKPRQLRVFWTRPAEWSRQWTPQYQIRHSPASSGLETGQVNESKSTVYDLVGLSPGQEYRVQVRARLSDNKFWSTWSPPVSTAAPSPAEDIDLRCYTADLLNIMCQWSDAKGQGDTRYKLFYQHSGRGLNWEECVQNETDALGSATRCSFPCGGPGDITVSLNASSGQHTHTYYTLPLSRARVVRTEPPASLMGKVIGGRLWLSWEPPLAQLAAHLRYEIRFSAQDNPHWKHFTLELPKNSTVLDVAGGNQYNIQIRAMVDGQTYDGFWSDWSDSITVAMPSPVGFLPILIISLVMLLTTIVLIATFPKCLRKTKLFLWPPVPNLEKVLEGFLTELNKQFLPAQSFNSKICNDDDFPPSRVEIVSEREAQEGARTPGEQRQSPPGQEPASPPPSDGKPASHFKDNLESSEDYVVLDTQNLSRGFHGNEYVYEEDQQAALAQLLPGGEDGPCQPCLHWPESSLPNPPSPTDILNHSYLLLSESLSNMLAELEIWGTATQYTNLDTGAVANTE, from the exons atgtccaTTTGGGTTCCAGCCTGGGTCTGCTGGGAGATTCTGCTGGCCTCGGCCCTAGAGCCCATCTCTCCCCTGCTGAAGGAAG cGATTGCACTTGTGGCTGACGACGAAAACCCAAAATGCTTCACTCAGACAGAAGAAGATTTCACTTGCTTTTGGGAAGACAACAGCAACTCCTCCTACAAGTTCTATTACAAGATCGACGAGTTAGAAACCGA AAAGGAATGCGTCGTCTCACAGCGGAGGACGGATCGGGGCAGTACGCTCCACCTGTGCTCCTTCCCTGAGCAGCATGTGTTCCTGTATGTACAAACCTACATCAGAGTGGTGGATTCCAGCACCAACGCCACAGCCTACTCCCGAGAAGTGAACGTGGAAAACCAAA ttCTGTTGGATCAACTCAAGACAATCTCTCTTGTCCTGAACGGAAAGCCGCGTCAGCTAAGGGTATTTTGGACAAGACCTGCAGAATGGAGCAGGCAATGGACCCCGCAGTACCAAATCAGGCACTCCCCTGCCAGCTCGGGGCTAGAGACGGGACAG GTGAATGAGTCCAAGTCAACCGTGTACGATCTGGTGGGCCTGAGTCCTGGGCAGGAGTACAGGGTCCAGGTGCGCGCCAGGTTGTCTGACAATAAGTTCTGGAGCACCTGGTCTCCCCCAGTCAGCACGGCGGCCCCCTCGCCTGCAG AGGACATTGACCTGAGGTGCTACACCGCTGACCTCCTCAACATCATGTGCCAGTGGAGCGACGCAAAGGGACAGGGAGACACCCGCTACAAGTTATTTTACCAGCACAGTGGCAG AGGGCTAAACTGGGAGGAGTGTGTGCAGAACGAGACAGATGCCCTGGGCTCGGCCACCCGATGCAGCTTTCCCTGTGGTGGCCCTGGTGACATCACAGTCTCACTCAACGCCAGCTCAGGCCAGCACACCCACACCTACTACACCCTGCCCTTGAGCCGGGCGCGGGTCG TCCGTACAGAGCCCCCGGCCAGCCTGATGGGGAAGGTGATAGGGGGGCGGCTGTGGCTGTCCTGGGAGCCCCCCCTGGCCCAGCTGGCCGCCCACCTGCGCTACGAGATCCGCTTCTCTGCACAGGACAACCCACACTGGAAG CACTTCACCCTGGAGCTCCCCAAGAACAGCACGGTGCTGGACGTCGCAGGAGGCAATCAGTACAACATCCAGATCAGGGCCATGGTGGACGGCCAGACGTACGACGGCTTCTGGAGTGACTGGTCTGACTCGATCACTGTGGCCATGCCTTCCCCTGTTG GATTTCTGCCCATTCTAATCATCTCTCTGGTGATGCTCTTGACGACAATTGTGCTGATTGCTACCTTCCCAAAATGTCTGAG AAAGACCAAGTTATTTCTGTGGCCACCCGTACCAAACCTAGAGAAAGTGCTGGAGGGTTTCCTGACCGAGCTCAACAAGCAGTTCCTG CCGGCACAGTCCTTCAACAGCAAAATCTGCAACGACGATGACTTCCCTCCCTCGCGGGTGGAGATCGTGTCCGAGAGGGAGGCCCAGGAAGGCGCCAGGACCCCGGGGGAACAGCGCCAGTCGCCACCGGGACAAGAGCCGGCCTCCCCACCTCCGTCCGACGGCAAACCGGCGAGCCACTTCAAGGACAACCTAGAGTCCAGCGAGGATTACGTGGTGCTGGACACGCAGAACCTCTCCCGCGGCTTCCACGGGAACGAGTACGTGTACGAAGAGGACCAGCAGGCGGCCCTGGCCCAGCTGCTGCCCGGCGGCGAAGACGGCCCCTGCCAGCCCTGCCTCCACTGGCCAGAGTCCTCGCTGCCCAACCCGCCTTCTCCCACCGACATCCTCAACCACTCCTACCTGCTGCTGTCCGAGTCCCTGTCCAACATGCTGGCCGAGCTGGAGATCTGGGGGACGGCCACCCAGTACACCAACCTGGACACAGGGGCGGTGGCAAATACCGAATGA